The genomic DNA TTGACATGTTGGGTCGAACGCGATAGACTCTAATTAGGTCTATCAAAATAAACCCCGAGAGGCAATTATATGGAAAAATATAAGCTGTTTGATGCGGAGTATAAATTTGTAAGTATAATCTGGGACAATGAACCGATAAATTCAACCGGGCTTGTGAAGCTATGCGCGGATAAACTCGGCTGGAAAAAGTCCACTACATACACCGTATTAAAGAAACTTTGCGAGCGCGGCATCCTGCAAAACAGGGATGCGACCGTTACTTCATTGGTTAAGCGCGAAGATGTGCAGAGATATGAAAGCAAGGCTGTCTTGGAAAAAACATTTGACGGGTCGCTGCCGAAATTTCTGACTGC from Bacillota bacterium includes the following:
- a CDS encoding BlaI/MecI/CopY family transcriptional regulator, producing MEKYKLFDAEYKFVSIIWDNEPINSTGLVKLCADKLGWKKSTTYTVLKKLCERGILQNRDATVTSLVKREDVQRYESKAVLEKTFDGSLPKFLTAFLSGRKLSEQEAEELKRIIEEAVK